Genomic DNA from Alkalihalobacterium alkalinitrilicum:
GATTTCCCACACATCGTAACCCCGATAATTGACACCAATCGGATCAACCCATTCTAATCTATAATTCTCAAGATCTTCTTTACGAAGAAATCCACCATATTCTTTTGAAAATGCATCGATTTTATCGGCAATTTCCCCTTTATAAAAAGCTTCTGCTTTTGTTTCAGCAATCGCTCTTAACGTTTTGGCGTGCCCTTTCGATGACCAAACTTCACCAACTTCTGGTGGTCGACCATCAGGTGCAAAGGTTTCAAACCAATGTTTAAACTCGTCGCCACTTAACTGTTTTTTATAACTGTTATAAGCCCCCTTCCAGAAGTATGCTAAAATCGGTGATAATGGGTAACCATTTTCAGCATAGTCTATCGCTGGTTGCAGCACTTCTTTTAAAGATAATTTACCGAATTTTTCCGATAACTCTGCCCAAGCAGCTGGTACACCAGGAACAGTTACCGGAATCCAACCAAACTTCGGAATTTCCTCATATCCTTTTTCTTTTACAGCATCAATGGAAATCGAACTTGGTGATGGACCACTGGCATTTAATCCATGTAACTTTCCTTTTGTCCATACTAGAGCAAATGCATCTCCACCAATTCCATTTGATGTAGGTTCAACGACAGTTAAACATGCTGCTGTTGCAATCGCAGCATCGATCGCATTACCACCTTTTTTCAATATGTCTATACCAGCTTGGGCAGCTAGTGGTTGAGATGTTGCAACCATTCCTTTTTTACCATACGTCACCATTCGTTGCGATGAATATGGGTACTCGTTTCCTTTATTTAAAAACATATATAAATGCCCCCTTTTTTATCTCTCGTTTGTCTATTTTACTTGGTTCCCCCATTTTTCTGCAAAAATAAGTCCCTCTAACTGACGCCTTTTTTCCCAACCTTCAGCTTCCAAAATTGGTTTTTCAGGATAGTTTGTAGTATACCCGATTGACAAAAGGGCTATAGGATCAATATGGGGTGGGATGTTTAATATATCTTTCACATCATTTTTCTTATAAAAACTAACCCAACCTAACGCTAAACCTTCCACTGTTGCAGCAAGCCACATATTTTGGATCGCACAAGCAGTTGACATTATATCGGTTTCTGGGATAGAGTTTCTTCCTAATACATGGGATCCTCCCCGCGTTGGATCACACGTAACACAAATTGTAATAGGTGCTTCTTTTAATCCCTGTACTTTTAAGCCAAGAAACTTTTGGTGTCTTTCATCTTTATCTTCATAATGAATTGCTAGAGCTCTTTTTTCTTTATTTGCAGCCCAAGCAAGCTTTTCTTTTATTTCTTGTGTTTCAATAATAATAAAGTTCCATGGTTGCATAAACCCCACTGAAGGCCCATCGTGCCCTGCCTGAATAATGTTCATAATTGCTTGTTGAGGAACCTCTTTATTCGTAAAAGTCCTGACATCTCGCCGGCGCTTAATGACATCATATAATGTTTGTTTTTGTTCTTCTGAGTACATCCCATTTCCCCCTTAAAAATTTGAATTTGATTGACCACCATCGACATTCAACGTGGCACCAACTACCCAAGATGCTTTATCGCTCGCGAGGAAGAGGACTGCATTTGCCACTTCTTCTACTGTTCCAAAACGACCAGCAGGTATTTCACTTTCTACAAACTGATTAATTTTTTCAGGATTTTCTTCTAACCGTTTTTGCCAGTTACCCGTTGAATGTAAAATCGATCCAGGTGCAACGCCATTCACTCTTACTCCCTCTTTAATCACTTCATCTGCAAGAGATTTCGTAAAACTAATCATAGCTGCTTTAGCACTATTATAAGTAGGCTTCCCTCCTGATTCTCGGCCAAAGATTGAGGAGATATTGACAATACTTCCACATTTCTTTTCCTTCATGAATGGTAACGCCAGTTTACTAAAATGAACGGCTGAATAGAAATTGAGTTGCATTGCTTCTTCAA
This window encodes:
- the bluB gene encoding 5,6-dimethylbenzimidazole synthase — encoded protein: MYSEEQKQTLYDVIKRRRDVRTFTNKEVPQQAIMNIIQAGHDGPSVGFMQPWNFIIIETQEIKEKLAWAANKEKRALAIHYEDKDERHQKFLGLKVQGLKEAPITICVTCDPTRGGSHVLGRNSIPETDIMSTACAIQNMWLAATVEGLALGWVSFYKKNDVKDILNIPPHIDPIALLSIGYTTNYPEKPILEAEGWEKRRQLEGLIFAEKWGNQVK
- a CDS encoding SDR family NAD(P)-dependent oxidoreductase, which gives rise to MKLNLENKVVLVTGGSKGIGKAIAKAFIQEGAKVAIMARDITVLEEVKQELGSIVCISTDLMNASEREVAFQKFISEFGTIDILVNNVGGSNGSTTSETDLILFEEAMQLNFYSAVHFSKLALPFMKEKKCGSIVNISSIFGRESGGKPTYNSAKAAMISFTKSLADEVIKEGVRVNGVAPGSILHSTGNWQKRLEENPEKINQFVESEIPAGRFGTVEEVANAVLFLASDKASWVVGATLNVDGGQSNSNF